In Halobaculum rubrum, the following are encoded in one genomic region:
- a CDS encoding RNA-guided endonuclease InsQ/TnpB family protein codes for MAKRVVTRTYTASIQNQKQVSDDLDSLGFSASKLWNVGRWVCDRVWSEIGHIPGHNELTSYLKSHERYDDLHSQSSQRVLQELAEAFTGWYGKRQNGDTNANPPKYRKHGDEHPRSTVTFKDAGFKLDTTYNRVRLSKGSNLKEYWSDFILCEYQTRPDVDLSTLENVQQVRAVWTGDEWELHFVCKVEIEVAEAPGEKTVGVDLGINNFAALAYEDGHSELYPLNCLKQDDYYFSKRLAQCDDSDSEQATRLNQKKSARRTHYFHTLSKHIVQRCVEEGVGTIVVGDLSGIREGDENGESKNWGKHGNLDLHSWAFDRFTDLLEYKAEMEGITVESVSERDTSKSCSCCGRKRDANRVERGLYVCDECGALANADVNGAENIRQKVSPSPATDGGDRSNGWLAQPSTYLFDQESGCFASREQATS; via the coding sequence ATGGCGAAACGGGTCGTCACACGCACCTACACTGCTTCCATACAGAACCAGAAACAGGTGTCCGACGACCTCGATTCGCTCGGGTTCTCAGCCTCGAAACTCTGGAACGTCGGACGATGGGTTTGTGACCGCGTGTGGTCAGAGATCGGTCACATTCCCGGTCACAACGAGCTCACCTCGTACCTGAAGTCGCACGAACGCTACGATGACCTGCATTCGCAGTCAAGTCAGCGAGTCCTTCAAGAACTCGCTGAGGCGTTCACCGGCTGGTACGGCAAACGACAAAACGGAGATACGAACGCGAACCCGCCGAAGTACCGCAAACACGGCGACGAACACCCGCGAAGCACTGTCACGTTCAAAGACGCAGGCTTCAAACTCGACACTACGTACAACCGAGTCCGACTCTCCAAGGGATCGAATCTCAAGGAGTATTGGTCTGACTTCATCCTCTGCGAGTATCAGACTCGTCCTGATGTTGACCTCTCCACTCTGGAGAACGTCCAACAAGTGCGGGCAGTCTGGACAGGTGACGAGTGGGAACTGCACTTCGTGTGCAAAGTCGAGATCGAGGTTGCTGAAGCGCCCGGTGAGAAGACAGTGGGTGTTGATCTCGGCATCAACAACTTCGCCGCACTCGCCTACGAAGACGGTCACAGCGAGTTGTACCCGCTCAACTGTCTGAAGCAGGATGACTACTACTTCAGCAAGCGACTCGCCCAGTGTGACGATTCGGACTCCGAGCAGGCCACCCGGTTGAACCAGAAGAAGTCGGCTCGTCGCACACACTACTTCCACACCCTTTCCAAGCACATCGTTCAGCGGTGTGTTGAGGAAGGTGTTGGAACGATCGTGGTTGGCGACCTCTCTGGGATCCGCGAGGGCGACGAGAACGGCGAGTCGAAAAACTGGGGGAAGCACGGCAACCTCGACCTGCACTCGTGGGCGTTTGACCGCTTCACCGACCTCCTCGAATACAAAGCCGAGATGGAAGGAATCACGGTTGAGTCGGTGTCAGAGCGCGATACATCGAAGTCGTGTTCGTGCTGTGGTCGGAAGCGTGACGCGAATCGTGTTGAACGTGGACTGTATGTCTGCGATGAGTGCGGGGCGCTGGCGAATGCAGACGTGAACGGCGCTGAGAACATTCGGCAGAAAGTATCTCCGAGTCCCGCCACGGATGGTGGTGATAGGAGTAACGGCTGGTTGGCACAGCCATCGACGTACCTGTTCGATCAAGAGAGCGGATGTTTCGCATCGCGAGAACAGGCCACGTCGTAA
- a CDS encoding class I SAM-dependent methyltransferase — MDDGPSDGTDGCPASDADDDAGPDIDPHTQRAAVRDGYDGMAEDYRRWRESSASTDGAVVESFLADLDAGSRLVDAGCGQGTPVLDRLPAGVDAVGVDLSAAQLRLAREVTGADLVRGDMTRLPVAADAVDAVTAMGSVIHVPIEQHPSVYREFARVLRPGGRLLLTAAPDADGWSGANPDWLDTGVLMAWSFPGIDRTREQLREAGFLIVDEHRTSWSDGDHEEAWTQVVARLSDS, encoded by the coding sequence ATGGACGACGGACCCTCCGACGGGACGGACGGCTGTCCCGCCTCCGACGCGGACGACGACGCCGGCCCAGATATCGACCCACACACACAGCGGGCTGCGGTGCGCGACGGCTACGACGGAATGGCCGAGGACTACCGGCGGTGGCGGGAGTCGTCCGCGTCGACCGACGGCGCCGTCGTGGAGTCGTTCCTGGCGGACCTCGATGCGGGAAGCCGGCTCGTCGACGCCGGTTGCGGGCAGGGGACGCCAGTGCTGGACCGACTCCCGGCGGGCGTCGACGCCGTCGGCGTCGACCTATCGGCGGCACAGCTCCGGCTCGCCCGAGAGGTGACCGGCGCAGACCTCGTCCGCGGGGACATGACGCGGCTCCCGGTCGCCGCGGACGCCGTCGACGCCGTGACCGCGATGGGGTCGGTGATCCACGTCCCGATCGAGCAACACCCGTCGGTGTACCGAGAGTTCGCTCGCGTGCTCCGGCCCGGCGGTCGCCTCCTCCTCACGGCGGCGCCCGACGCCGACGGCTGGTCCGGCGCGAACCCGGACTGGTTAGACACCGGCGTACTGATGGCGTGGTCGTTTCCGGGGATCGATCGGACACGCGAGCAGCTCCGCGAGGCGGGCTTCCTGATCGTCGACGAACACCGGACTTCCTGGTCGGACGGCGACCACGAGGAGGCGTGGACCCAGGTGGTCGCGCGGCTGTCTGACTCTTGA